In a single window of the Zea mays cultivar B73 chromosome 5, Zm-B73-REFERENCE-NAM-5.0, whole genome shotgun sequence genome:
- the LOC103627524 gene encoding subtilisin-like protease: MPLPFPPRLELKRSTTELVAHKQATSIPLANAILSLFILQAKGYPSLPLVRHHAIFRIISNLLACSWSSSVLLGLVCSPMDPPNPMRLAALLSLCAAVFSFALLLVSTAVAHNDLGVHKNYLIIVRTPYEYDRSMFKDVSNWHASLLASVCDMAEEELNEDPAAMARLIYSYRHVVNGFSARLTVEEVREMADKDWFVKAMPEKTYRLMTTHTPQMLGLSGRGFHGGLWDKSNMGEGIIIGVLDDGISPGHPSFDATGVPPPPAKWKGRCDFNSSVCNNKLIGARSFYESAKWKWQGIDDPVLPVSMGSHGTHTSSTAAGAFVPGANVMGNGIGTAAGMAPRAHIALYQVCFEDKGCDRDDILAALDDAVDEGVDVLSLSLGDDEAGDFAYDPIALGGYTAIMKGIFVSAAGGNMGPDYATIANEAPWLLTVAAATTDRRFVASVRLGNGVELDGESLFQPQGFLSVPRLLVRDLSDGTCSDEKVLTPEHVGGKIVVCDAGGNFTALEMGAALRAGGAAGMVVITIEEFGSVVQPKAHALPASQVTYATGQQIRAYMNSTDIPTGELIFKGTVLGNRDSPVVAPFSSRGPSKQNQGILKPDITGPGVSIIAGVPKPAGLMTPPNPLAAKFDVLSGTSMATPHLSGIAAVLKKAHPTWTPAAIKSAIITTADPKNRRGEPIAAHDGYPANLLTVGAGFVEPMKALTPGLVYNLTALDYIPYLCGLRYTDQEINSIIHPLPAVSCAQMGVVEQKDLNYPSITAFLEQEPYVVNVTRVVTNVGRGTSLYVARVEMPSTVSVTVTPRVLLFKKVNEAKGFTVTIGSMDTSIQKGIAEGHLTWVSPKNVVRTPILVSFKKFVTDNSTTAHLRH; encoded by the coding sequence ATGCCTCTTCCATTTCCTCCACGTTTGGAGCTCAAACGAAGCACAACTGAGCTTGTGGCCCACAAGCAAGCGACCTCAATCCCGCTTGCCAATGCTATATTAAGCTTGTTCATCCTGCAGGCAAAAGGTTACCCATCATTACCGTTAGTTAGGCACCATGCCATTTTTAGGATAATCAGCAATCTCCTCGCATGTAGCTGGTCATCATCCGTCCTCCTTGGTTTAGTTTGTTCTCCAATGGATCCTCCAAATCCAATGCGCTTAGCGGCACTTCTCTCCCTCTGTGCTGCCGTCTTCTCCTTCGCCTTGCTTCTGGTAAGCACCGCCGTCGCCCACAATGACCTCGGCGTGCACAAGAACTACCTCATCATCGTGCGCACGCCGTACGAGTATGACCGGAGCATGTTCAAGGACGTGTCGAACTGGCACGCGTCCCTGCTCGCGTCCGTGTGCGACATGGCCGAGGAGGAGCTCAACGAGGATCCGGCCGCCATGGCGCGCCTCATCTACTCCTACCGCCACGTCGTGAACGGTTTCTCGGCCCGCCTCACCGTTGAGGAGGTCCGCGAGATGGCAGACAAGGACTGGTTCGTTAAGGCCATGCCAGAGAAGACGTACAGGTTGATGACCACCCACACGCCGCAGATGCTCGGGCTCAGCGGCAGAGGCTTCCACGGCGGTCTGTGGGACAAGAGCAACATGGGCGAAGGGATCATCATCGGCGTCCTCGACGACGGCATCAGCCCCGGACACCCGTCGTTCGACGCGACGGGCGTCCCGCCGCCGCCGGCCAAGTGGAAGGGCCGGTGCGACTTCAACAGCTCCGTGTGCAACAACAAACTTATCGGCGCGCGGTCGTTCTACGAGTCGGCCAAGTGGAAGTGGCAAGGGATTGACGATCCGGTGCTGCCCGTCAGCATGGGCTCGCACGGGACGCACACGTCGAGCACGGCGGCCGGCGCGTTTGTGCCCGGCGCGAACGTCATGGGCAACGGGATCGGGACGGCTGCCGGCATGGCCCCCCGCGCGCACATCGCGCTCTACCAGGTGTGCTTCGAGGACAAGGGATGCGACCGTGACGACATACTGGCAGCACTCGACGACGCCGTCGATGAGGGCGTCGACGTGCTCTCCCTCTCACTCGGCGACGACGAGGCCGGTGACTTCGCCTACGACCCCATcgcgctcgggggctacaccgccatcatgaaaggcatcttcgtcaGCGCCGCGGGTGGGAACATGGGCCCGGACTATGCAACGATTGCCAACGAGGCGCCTTGGCTGCTCACAGTGGCGGCAGCGACAACTGACCGGAGGTTCGTCGCCTCCGTAAGGCTTGGCAATGGAGTCGAGCTCGACGGCGAGTCGTTGTTCCAGCCACAGGGTTTCCTAAGCGTGCCGCGGCTGCTGGTAAGAGACCTCAGCGACGGCACATGTTCCGACGAGAAGGTCCTTACGCCGGAGCACGTCGGAGGAAAGATAGTAGTCTGCGACGCCGGTGGCAACTTCACCGCACTCGAGATGGGCGCCGCCCTACGCGCAGGCGGTGCAGCCGGTATGGTCGTCATCACCATCGAGGAATTCGGCTCGGTGGTCCAACCCAAGGCGCACGCGCTCCCGGCGTCGCAGGTGACTTACGCCACAGGGCAGCAGATCAGGGCCTACATGAACTCCACAGACATCCCGACGGGCGAGCTGATTTTCAAAGGAACCGTGCTGGGCAACCGCGACTCGCCAGTGGTGGCGCCGTTCTCGTCGCGGGGGCCAAGCAAACAAAACCAGGGGATCCTGAAGCCGGACATCACCGGCCCTGGAGTGAGCATCATCGCCGGCGTCCCCAAGCCGGCGGGGCTCATGACGCCTCCCAATCCACTGGCGGCCAAGTTCGACGTCTTGTCCGGCACGTCCATGGCCACGCCGCACCTCAGCGGCATAGCCGCGGTGCTGAAGAAAGCGCACCCTACATGGACGCCGGCGGCGATCAAATCGGCCATTATAACGACGGCCGACCCGAAGAACCGCCGCGGGGAGCCGATAGCAGCCCATGACGGGTACCCTGCCAACCTGCTCACGGTGGGCGCCGGGTTCGTCGAACCAATGAAGGCCCTGACGCCGGGGCTCGTGTACAACCTGACGGCGTTGGACTACATCCCCTACCTGTGTGGGCTCAGGTACACCGACCAAGAGATCAACTCGATCATCCACCCGCTGCCGGCGGTGTCGTGCGCGCAGATGGGCGTCGTGGAGCAGAAGGACCTCAACTACCCGTCCATCACCGCGTTCCTAGAGCAGGAGCCCTACGTCGTTAATGTCACCCGCGTCGTGACGAACGTTGGGCGCGGCACCTCCTTGTACGTCGCCAGGGTGGAGATGCCGAGCACGGTGTCGGTGACAGTAACTCCGAGAGTGCTCCTGTTCAAGAAGGTGAACGAGGCGAAGGGGTTCACGGTCACCATCGGGTCTATGGACACAAGTATCCAGAAAGGGATCGCCGAGGGGCACCTCACGTGGGTCTCACCCAAGAACGTAGTGCGCACCCCGATCCTCGTCTCGTTCAAGAAGTTCGTCACGGATAACTCCACCACAGCTCATCTTAGACATTGA
- the LOC541779 gene encoding aquaporin PIP1-2 (The RefSeq protein has 1 substitution compared to this genomic sequence), whose amino-acid sequence MEGKEEDVRLGANKFSERQPIGTAAQGAADDKDYKEPPPAPLFEPGELKSWSFYRAGIAEFVATFLFLYITILTVMGVSKSTSKCATVGIQGIAWSFGGMIFALVYCTAGISGGHINPAVTFGLFLARKLSLTRALFYIIMQCLGAVCGAGVVKGFQQGLYMGNGGGANVVAPGYTKGDGLGAEIVGTFILVYTVFSATDAKRNARDSHVPILAPLPIGFAVFLVHLATIPITGTGINPARSLGAAIIYNRDHAWNDHWIFWVGPFIGAALAAIYHQVIIRAIPFKSRS is encoded by the exons ATGGAGGGGAAAGAGGAGGACGTGCGCCTGGGCGCCAACAAGTTCTCGGAGCGCCAGCCCATCGGGACGGCGGCGCAGGGCGCCGCTGACGACAAGGACTACAAGGAGCCCCCGCCGGCGCCGCTGTTCGAGCCCGGGGAGCTCAAGTCCTGGTCCTTCTACCGCGCGGGCATCGCCGAGTTCGTCGCCACCTTCCTCTTCCTCTACATCACCATCCTCACCGTCATGGGCGTCTCCAAGTCCACCTCCAAGTGCGCCACCGTCGGCATCCAGGGCATCGCCTGGTCCTTCGGAGGAATGATCTTCGCGCTCGTCTACTGCACCGCCGGCATCTCCG GAGGACACATCAACCCAGCTGTGACTTTCGGGCTGTTCTTAGCCAGGAAGCTGTCCCTGACTAGGGCCCTCTTCTACATCATCATGCAATGCCTGGGTGCCATCTGTGGAGCTGGAGTGGTGAAGGGCTTCCAGCAGGGACTTTACATGGGCAACGGTGGTGGCGCCAATGTTGTCGCACCTGGCTACACCAAGGGTGATGGCCTTGGCGCTGAGATTGTTGGCACCTTCATCCTAGTCTACACCGTCTTCTCAGCCACCGATGCCAAGAGGAATGCCAGGGACTCCCATGTTCCT ATCCTTGCCCCACTGCCAATTGGGTTCGCGGTGTTCCTGGTCCACCTTGCCACCATCCCCATTACTGGCACTGGCATCAACCCAGCTAGGAGCCTTGGCGCTGCCATCATCTACAACAGGGATCACGCCTGGAACGACCAT TGGATCTTCTGGGTCGGCCCCTTCATTGGCGCTGCTCTGGCTGCCATCTACCACCAGGTGATCATCAGAGCCATCCCGTTCAAGAGCAGGTCTTAA